One Streptomyces sp. B21-105 genomic region harbors:
- a CDS encoding RNA polymerase-binding protein RbpA — MASGNAIRGSRVGAGPMGEAERGESAPRLRISFWCSNGHETVPSFASDAQVPETWDCPRCGFPAGQDRDNPPAPPRTEPYKTHLAYVRERRSDADGEAILAEALAKLRGEI, encoded by the coding sequence GTGGCAAGTGGCAACGCGATCCGAGGTAGCCGGGTCGGGGCGGGGCCGATGGGCGAGGCCGAGCGGGGCGAGTCCGCGCCCCGTCTGCGCATCTCCTTCTGGTGCTCCAACGGACACGAGACGGTGCCCAGCTTCGCCAGCGACGCGCAGGTTCCCGAGACCTGGGACTGTCCGCGCTGCGGCTTTCCCGCCGGGCAGGACCGGGACAACCCCCCGGCCCCCCCGCGCACCGAGCCCTACAAGACGCACCTCGCCTATGTGCGGGAGCGGCGCAGCGACGCGGACGGCGAGGCGATCCTCGCCGAGGCGCTCGCCAAACTGCGGGGCGAGATCTAG
- the tpiA gene encoding triose-phosphate isomerase produces the protein MTTRTPLMAGNWKMNLNHLEAIAHVQKLAFALADKDYEAVEVAVLPPFTDLRSVQTLVDGDKLKIKYGAQDISAQDSGAYTGEISGAMLAKLKCTFVAIGHSERRQYHAETDELVNAKVKAAYKHGLTPILCVGEELDVREAGNHVAHTLAQVEGGLKDLPAEQAESIVIAYEPVWAIGTGKVCGAEDAQEVCAAVRAKIAELYSQELADQVRIQYGGSVKSGNVAEIMAQADIDGALIGGASLDADEFVKIVRFRDQ, from the coding sequence ATGACCACTCGTACGCCGCTGATGGCCGGCAACTGGAAGATGAACCTCAACCACCTCGAGGCCATCGCACACGTCCAGAAGCTCGCCTTCGCCCTGGCCGACAAGGACTACGAGGCCGTCGAGGTCGCCGTCCTGCCGCCCTTCACCGACCTGCGCTCCGTGCAGACCCTGGTCGACGGCGACAAGCTCAAGATCAAGTACGGCGCCCAGGACATCTCGGCGCAGGACTCCGGCGCCTACACCGGCGAGATCTCCGGTGCGATGCTCGCCAAGCTGAAGTGCACGTTCGTGGCGATCGGCCACTCCGAGCGCCGGCAGTACCACGCCGAGACCGACGAGCTGGTGAACGCCAAGGTCAAGGCCGCCTACAAGCACGGCCTGACCCCCATCCTGTGCGTCGGCGAGGAGCTGGACGTCCGCGAGGCGGGCAACCACGTCGCACACACCCTCGCGCAGGTCGAGGGCGGTCTGAAGGACCTCCCGGCCGAGCAGGCCGAGTCGATCGTGATCGCCTACGAGCCGGTGTGGGCCATCGGCACCGGCAAGGTCTGCGGCGCCGAGGACGCGCAGGAGGTCTGCGCCGCCGTCCGCGCCAAGATCGCCGAGCTGTACAGCCAGGAACTGGCCGACCAGGTGCGCATCCAGTACGGCGGCTCCGTCAAGTCGGGCAATGTCGCCGAGATCATGGCGCAGGCCGACATCGACGGCGCGCTGATCGGCGGAGCCTCGCTGGACGCGGACGAGTTCGTCAAGATCGTGCGCTTCCGCGACCAGTGA
- the whiA gene encoding DNA-binding protein WhiA: MAMTAAVKDEISRLPVTRTCCRKAEVSAILRFAGGLHLVSGRIVIEAELDTAMAARRLKRDILEIFGHGSELIVMAPGGLRRGSRYVVRVVAGGDQLARQTGLVDGRGRPIRGLPPQVVSGATCDAEAAWRGAFLAHGSLTEPGRSSSLEVTCPGPEAALALVGAARRLSIAAKAREVRGVDRVVVRDGDAIGALLTRLGAHESVLAWEERRMRREVRATANRLANFDDANLRRSARAAVAAGARVQRALEILGDEVPEHLAAAGRLRMDHKQASLEELGALADPPLTKDAVAGRIRRLLAMADKRASDLGIPGTECNLSEELADNLVG; encoded by the coding sequence ATGGCGATGACGGCAGCGGTGAAGGACGAGATCTCCCGGCTCCCCGTCACCCGGACCTGCTGCAGAAAGGCGGAGGTCTCCGCCATCCTGCGGTTCGCCGGCGGCCTCCACCTGGTGAGCGGGCGGATCGTGATCGAGGCGGAGCTGGACACGGCGATGGCGGCCCGCCGGCTCAAGCGGGACATCCTGGAGATCTTCGGCCACGGCTCGGAGCTGATCGTGATGGCGCCCGGCGGTCTGCGCCGCGGCTCGCGCTATGTCGTGCGGGTGGTCGCGGGCGGTGACCAGCTCGCCCGCCAGACAGGGCTCGTGGACGGCCGCGGGCGCCCCATCCGGGGCCTGCCCCCGCAGGTGGTCTCCGGCGCGACCTGCGACGCCGAGGCGGCCTGGCGCGGCGCCTTCCTGGCGCACGGCTCGCTCACCGAGCCCGGCCGCTCGTCCTCGCTGGAGGTGACCTGCCCGGGCCCCGAGGCCGCGCTCGCGCTGGTCGGCGCGGCCCGCCGGCTCTCCATCGCGGCGAAGGCCCGGGAGGTACGCGGCGTCGACCGGGTCGTGGTCCGCGACGGCGACGCGATCGGCGCCCTGCTCACCCGGCTGGGCGCGCACGAGTCGGTGCTGGCCTGGGAGGAGCGCCGGATGCGCCGCGAGGTGCGCGCCACGGCGAACCGGCTCGCCAACTTCGACGACGCCAACCTGCGCCGCTCGGCACGCGCCGCGGTCGCCGCCGGGGCCCGCGTCCAGCGGGCCCTGGAGATCCTCGGCGACGAGGTGCCCGAGCACCTCGCGGCGGCCGGCCGGCTGCGCATGGACCACAAGCAGGCTTCTCTGGAGGAGTTGGGCGCGCTCGCCGACCCGCCGCTGACGAAGGACGCGGTCGCCGGGCGGATCCGCCGGCTGCTGGCGATGGCCGACAAGCGGGCCTCGGACCTCGGCATCCCGGGCACGGAGTGCAACCTCAGCGAGGAGCTCGCCGACAACCTGGTGGGCTGA
- the gap gene encoding type I glyceraldehyde-3-phosphate dehydrogenase: MTIRVGINGFGRIGRNYFRALLEQGADIEIVAVNDLGDTATTAHLLKYDTILGRLKAEVSHTADTITVDGHTIKVLSERNPADIPWGDLGVDIVIESTGIFTKKADAEKHIAGGAKKVLISAPAKDEDITIVMGVNQDKYDPANHHVISNASCTTNCVAPMAKVLDENFGIVKGLMTTVHAYTNDQRILDFPHSDLRRARAAAENIIPTTTGAAKATALVLPQLKGKLDGIAMRVPVPTGSATDLVVTLQREVTKDEVNAAFKKASEDGDLKGYLAYTEDPIVSSDIVSDPASCTFDSSLTMVQEGNSVKILGWYDNEWGYSNRLVDLTVFVGGQL; this comes from the coding sequence GTGACGATCCGCGTAGGCATCAACGGCTTTGGCCGCATCGGTCGTAACTACTTCCGCGCGCTGCTGGAGCAGGGTGCTGACATCGAGATCGTGGCTGTCAACGACCTGGGTGACACCGCGACCACCGCTCACCTGCTCAAGTACGACACCATCCTGGGCCGTCTCAAGGCCGAGGTGTCGCACACGGCGGACACGATCACTGTGGACGGCCACACCATCAAGGTGCTGTCCGAGCGCAACCCCGCCGACATCCCGTGGGGCGACCTCGGCGTCGACATCGTGATCGAGTCGACCGGCATCTTCACCAAGAAGGCCGACGCCGAGAAGCACATCGCGGGCGGCGCCAAGAAGGTCCTCATCTCGGCTCCGGCCAAGGACGAGGACATCACCATCGTGATGGGCGTCAACCAGGACAAGTACGACCCGGCGAACCACCACGTCATCTCCAACGCCTCCTGCACCACCAACTGTGTGGCGCCGATGGCCAAGGTCCTCGACGAGAACTTCGGCATCGTCAAGGGCCTGATGACGACGGTCCACGCGTACACCAACGACCAGCGCATCCTGGACTTCCCGCACTCGGACCTGCGCCGCGCCCGCGCCGCCGCCGAGAACATCATCCCGACCACGACGGGCGCCGCGAAGGCCACCGCCCTGGTCCTGCCGCAGCTCAAGGGCAAGCTCGACGGCATCGCGATGCGCGTCCCGGTGCCGACCGGCTCGGCCACCGACCTGGTCGTGACCCTCCAGCGCGAGGTCACCAAGGACGAGGTCAACGCCGCGTTCAAGAAGGCCTCCGAGGACGGCGACCTCAAGGGCTACCTGGCCTACACCGAGGACCCGATCGTCTCCTCGGACATCGTCAGCGACCCGGCCTCCTGCACCTTCGACTCCTCCCTGACCATGGTCCAGGAGGGCAACTCGGTGAAGATCCTCGGCTGGTACGACAACGAGTGGGGCTACTCCAACCGCCTCGTGGACCTGACGGTCTTCGTCGGCGGCCAGCTCTGA
- a CDS encoding M14 family metallopeptidase has translation MRPRARSILAVGALLLGGAAIAPIAQAQPAHSPKPDPAEVKVFRAEVTGQQVPLLLAAGQDGHELSGQVPAKGTATVEVYLTDEQAKKLGKQGVRLAEHTLSATSEKRVAAAAEGVFRPYSGSGGLREEILRTGRENPGLTKVVSLGRTVNGQDILAVKLTRDAKKSADGSRPAVLYMSNQHAREWITPEMTRRLMHYYLDHYRTDKRVKKIVDSNELWFVLSANPDGYDYTFKSTDNRMWRKNLRDVNGDGAISTGDGVDLNRNFAYKWGYDNEGSSPNPTSETYRGAKPASEPETRALDAFERRIGFTYGINYHSAAELLLYGVGWQVATDTPDDVAYEALAGTPDNSAVPGYHPQVSSELYTTNGEADGHASNVNGMAMFTPEMSTCQTASDVDPDDQWKSADCRSGFHFPDDEKLIQAEFAKNVPFALSVAESAARPDRPKSSVGLTAADFTPAPFTTSYARGADQQVSVVARKAVRDKELKYRVNGGRTRDQELRRWKGGETYGGEDNLYFDEYRAKVRGGRPGDKVEVWFTGRAENGKKVAGAHFTYTVAARPQADTLVVAEEGAAATQAQTYVDALKANGRKAIVWDVAAQGAPDALGVLGHFRTVVHYTGASTPGNATQLALRAYLNEGGKLIEAGELAGGSVALADGTPSNDFSQYYLGAYSRTTTPGATGFTGSGRLAGPVAALGPATGNPLDKAGTYAVTSDELPATAYPQFASAGAGQFAGTVNPYGPYAGSYMAAAVHTDDAYKRLTRTIDLGGVGAAGKPTLRTQLLWDTEPGYDNAIVEIHTVGADDWTTLPEASGATRTTVPAECGAGFYVGEHPWLEHYLTLGTNDCAATGSTGAWNALTGASSGWQQVNFDLSAYAGKNVEVSIAYVTDPGSGGRGVLADEASLVVGGGGVETEGFETSLGAWKAGGPPAGSPAVLKDWARTGVLFQTYAAVTTDDTVLLGFGLEHVTSAADRKALIGKALASLAR, from the coding sequence ATGAGACCTAGAGCGAGATCGATCCTCGCTGTCGGCGCACTCCTGCTCGGCGGAGCGGCAATCGCGCCCATCGCCCAGGCGCAGCCCGCACACTCACCGAAGCCCGATCCGGCCGAGGTCAAGGTCTTCCGGGCGGAGGTCACCGGACAGCAGGTACCCCTGCTGCTGGCGGCCGGTCAGGACGGACACGAACTCAGCGGGCAGGTGCCCGCGAAGGGTACCGCGACCGTCGAGGTCTACCTCACGGACGAGCAGGCGAAGAAGCTCGGCAAGCAGGGCGTCCGGCTCGCCGAGCACACCCTTTCGGCCACGTCCGAGAAGCGCGTCGCGGCCGCCGCCGAAGGCGTGTTCCGCCCGTACAGCGGAAGCGGCGGACTGCGGGAGGAGATCCTGCGCACCGGCCGGGAGAACCCGGGCCTCACCAAGGTCGTCTCCCTCGGCAGGACCGTGAACGGCCAGGACATCCTCGCGGTCAAACTGACCAGGGACGCGAAGAAGTCCGCCGACGGCTCCAGGCCCGCGGTGCTGTACATGTCCAACCAGCACGCGCGCGAGTGGATCACCCCCGAGATGACCCGGCGGCTGATGCACTACTACCTGGACCACTACCGGACCGACAAGCGCGTCAAGAAGATCGTCGACTCCAACGAGCTGTGGTTCGTCCTGTCGGCCAACCCCGACGGCTACGACTACACCTTCAAGAGCACCGACAACCGCATGTGGCGCAAGAACCTGCGGGACGTCAACGGCGACGGCGCGATCTCCACCGGCGACGGCGTCGATCTCAACCGCAACTTCGCCTACAAGTGGGGCTACGACAACGAGGGTTCGTCCCCGAACCCCACCAGCGAGACCTACCGCGGCGCGAAGCCCGCCTCCGAACCCGAGACCAGGGCGCTCGACGCCTTCGAGAGGCGCATCGGCTTCACCTACGGCATCAACTACCACTCCGCCGCCGAACTCCTCCTCTACGGGGTCGGCTGGCAGGTCGCCACCGACACCCCCGACGACGTCGCCTACGAGGCGCTCGCCGGCACCCCCGACAACTCGGCCGTCCCGGGCTACCACCCGCAGGTCTCCTCGGAGCTGTACACCACCAACGGCGAGGCGGACGGCCACGCCTCGAACGTCAACGGCATGGCCATGTTCACCCCCGAGATGTCGACCTGTCAGACCGCGTCGGACGTCGACCCCGACGACCAGTGGAAGAGCGCGGACTGCCGGTCGGGCTTCCACTTCCCGGACGACGAGAAGCTGATCCAGGCCGAGTTCGCCAAGAACGTCCCGTTCGCGCTGTCGGTCGCCGAGTCCGCCGCACGCCCCGACCGGCCGAAGTCCTCGGTCGGTCTGACCGCCGCCGACTTCACCCCGGCGCCGTTCACCACGTCGTACGCGCGCGGCGCCGACCAGCAGGTCTCCGTCGTCGCACGCAAGGCGGTCCGCGACAAGGAGCTCAAGTACCGCGTCAACGGCGGCCGTACCCGCGACCAGGAGCTCCGCCGCTGGAAGGGCGGCGAGACCTACGGCGGGGAGGACAACCTCTACTTCGACGAGTACCGGGCCAAGGTGCGGGGCGGCCGGCCGGGCGACAAGGTCGAGGTGTGGTTCACCGGCCGGGCCGAGAACGGCAAGAAGGTCGCCGGCGCGCACTTCACCTACACCGTCGCCGCCCGGCCCCAGGCCGACACGCTCGTGGTCGCCGAGGAAGGCGCGGCCGCCACACAGGCGCAGACCTATGTGGACGCGCTGAAGGCCAACGGCCGCAAGGCGATCGTCTGGGACGTCGCCGCCCAGGGGGCGCCCGACGCGCTCGGCGTGCTCGGCCACTTCCGCACGGTCGTCCACTACACGGGCGCGAGCACCCCCGGCAACGCGACCCAGCTCGCGCTGCGCGCGTACCTCAACGAGGGCGGCAAGCTGATCGAGGCGGGCGAGCTGGCCGGCGGCAGCGTCGCGCTCGCCGACGGCACCCCCTCGAACGACTTCAGCCAGTACTACCTGGGCGCCTACTCCCGCACCACGACACCCGGCGCCACCGGCTTCACCGGCTCCGGCAGGCTCGCCGGACCCGTCGCGGCTCTCGGCCCGGCCACCGGCAACCCGCTCGACAAGGCCGGCACCTACGCGGTCACCTCGGACGAGCTGCCCGCTACGGCCTACCCGCAGTTCGCGAGCGCGGGCGCCGGCCAGTTCGCCGGGACCGTCAACCCCTACGGGCCCTACGCGGGCTCCTACATGGCCGCGGCCGTGCACACCGACGACGCCTACAAGCGCCTCACCCGCACCATCGACCTCGGCGGTGTCGGCGCGGCCGGCAAGCCGACGCTGCGCACCCAGCTGCTGTGGGACACCGAACCGGGTTACGACAACGCGATCGTCGAGATCCACACCGTCGGCGCGGACGACTGGACCACGCTTCCCGAGGCGAGCGGAGCCACCCGCACCACCGTGCCCGCGGAGTGCGGGGCCGGCTTCTACGTCGGTGAGCATCCCTGGCTCGAGCACTACCTCACCCTCGGCACGAACGACTGCGCCGCGACCGGCTCCACCGGCGCCTGGAACGCCCTCACCGGCGCCTCCAGCGGCTGGCAGCAGGTGAACTTCGACCTGAGCGCGTACGCGGGCAAGAACGTCGAGGTCTCGATCGCCTACGTCACCGATCCGGGCAGCGGCGGCCGGGGCGTCCTCGCGGACGAGGCCTCGCTGGTCGTCGGCGGCGGCGGGGTCGAGACCGAGGGCTTCGAGACGTCGCTCGGCGCCTGGAAGGCCGGCGGACCGCCCGCCGGCAGCCCGGCCGTCCTGAAGGACTGGGCGCGCACCGGCGTCCTGTTCCAGACGTACGCGGCGGTCACCACCGACGACACCGTGCTGCTCGGCTTCGGCCTGGAGCACGTCACCTCGGCGGCCGACCGCAAGGCGCTCATCGGAAAGGCCCTCGCCTCACTTGCGCGATGA
- the secG gene encoding preprotein translocase subunit SecG, translated as MVLGFSIALIVFSLLLMLLVLMHKGKGGGLSDMFGGGMQSSVGGSSVAERNLDRITVVVGMLWFASIIVLGILMKTNN; from the coding sequence GTGGTTTTGGGGTTCTCGATCGCCCTGATCGTCTTCAGCCTGCTGCTGATGCTGCTCGTGCTGATGCACAAGGGAAAGGGCGGCGGCCTCTCCGACATGTTCGGCGGTGGCATGCAGTCCTCCGTCGGCGGTTCCTCGGTCGCCGAGCGCAACCTCGACCGCATCACCGTCGTGGTCGGGATGCTGTGGTTCGCCTCCATCATCGTCCTCGGCATCCTGATGAAGACGAACAACTGA
- a CDS encoding gluconeogenesis factor YvcK family protein, which yields MTGRSPRLGRLRRVAPEGRTGRPAEARGGKPRRRGAQPKVVALGGGMGLSASLTALRRITGDLTGVVTVADDGGSSGRLREELGVLPPGDLRKALAALCGDDDWGQTWARVIQHRFQSQGEINGHAVGNLLIVALWEQLGDHVQALDLVGRLLGAQGRVLPMSAVPLELQALVKGHDPERPDDVDTVRGQATVALTPGEVQSVHLVPHDPPAVPEAVEAVLDADWVVLGPGSWFSSVMPHLLVPDLLDALMETKARRVLSLNLAPQPGETDGFSPQRHLEVLGRHAPKLALDVVLADEAAVPDRDSLADAAQRFGAAVELAPVARPDGTPRHDPELLAAAYDRIFRMHGRIGPWR from the coding sequence ATGACGGGACGTTCTCCACGGCTCGGCCGGTTGCGCAGGGTCGCCCCGGAGGGGCGCACGGGCCGGCCGGCCGAGGCCCGCGGCGGCAAACCGCGCCGTCGCGGCGCGCAGCCCAAGGTGGTCGCCCTCGGCGGCGGCATGGGCCTGTCCGCCTCGCTCACCGCGCTGCGCCGGATCACCGGCGACCTCACCGGCGTGGTCACGGTGGCCGACGACGGCGGTTCCAGCGGCCGTCTGCGCGAGGAACTGGGCGTCCTGCCGCCGGGCGACCTGCGCAAGGCGCTCGCCGCGCTGTGCGGCGACGACGACTGGGGCCAGACCTGGGCCCGGGTCATCCAGCACCGCTTCCAGTCGCAGGGCGAGATCAACGGTCACGCGGTGGGCAACCTGCTGATCGTCGCCCTGTGGGAGCAGCTCGGCGACCACGTGCAGGCCCTGGACCTGGTCGGCCGGCTGCTCGGCGCGCAGGGGCGCGTGCTGCCGATGTCCGCCGTGCCGCTGGAGCTCCAGGCGCTGGTGAAGGGGCACGATCCTGAGCGGCCCGACGACGTCGACACGGTCCGGGGGCAGGCGACCGTGGCCCTGACGCCGGGCGAGGTGCAGTCCGTGCACCTGGTGCCGCACGACCCGCCGGCCGTCCCGGAGGCCGTCGAAGCCGTCCTGGACGCCGACTGGGTGGTGCTGGGGCCGGGCTCCTGGTTCTCCTCGGTCATGCCGCATCTGCTGGTGCCCGACCTGCTCGACGCGCTCATGGAGACGAAGGCGCGCCGGGTGCTCTCCTTGAACCTCGCTCCGCAACCCGGTGAAACCGACGGCTTCTCCCCGCAGCGTCATTTGGAGGTTTTGGGACGACACGCCCCTAAACTCGCCCTGGACGTGGTGCTGGCCGACGAGGCCGCCGTGCCCGACCGCGACTCGCTGGCCGACGCCGCCCAGAGGTTCGGAGCCGCGGTCGAGCTGGCGCCGGTGGCCCGGCCCGACGGCACCCCGAGGCACGACCCGGAGCTGTTGGCCGCCGCGTACGACCGTATTTTTCGGATGCATGGAAGGATCGGCCCATGGCGATGA
- the rapZ gene encoding RNase adapter RapZ, whose protein sequence is MTEHDADPTGRREQSPTTVPTAASRQGHRDPGEDPARHPAVPDSPQQEARHEDGAQVSTDVSPPGIPEAAIPELVIISGMSGAGRSTAAKCLEDLGWFVVDNLPPALIPTMVELGARSQGNVARIAVVVDVRGRRFFDNLRESLADLETKGVTRRIVFLESSDDALVRRFEGVRRPHPLQGDGRIVDGIAAERELLRELRGDADLVIDTSSLNVHELRAKMDAQFAGEEEPELRATVMSFGFKYGLPVDADLVVDMRFLPNPHWVPELRPYTGLNEEVSAYVLNQPGAKEFLDRYAELLQLVAAGYRREGKRYVTIAVGCTGGKHRSVAMSEKLAARLAAEGVETVVVHRDMGRE, encoded by the coding sequence ATGACCGAGCACGACGCAGACCCCACGGGGCGGCGGGAACAGTCGCCCACTACTGTGCCGACAGCCGCGTCCCGGCAGGGACACAGGGATCCCGGCGAGGATCCCGCCCGGCACCCCGCGGTCCCCGACAGCCCGCAGCAAGAAGCACGCCATGAAGACGGAGCACAGGTGAGTACCGACGTCTCGCCGCCCGGGATCCCCGAGGCGGCCATCCCCGAGCTGGTGATCATCTCCGGCATGTCCGGGGCCGGCCGTTCGACCGCGGCCAAGTGTCTGGAGGACCTCGGCTGGTTCGTCGTCGACAACCTGCCGCCCGCCCTGATCCCGACCATGGTGGAGCTGGGCGCCCGTTCCCAGGGCAACGTGGCGCGGATCGCGGTCGTCGTCGACGTCCGCGGCCGGCGCTTCTTCGACAACCTCCGCGAGTCGCTCGCCGACCTCGAGACGAAGGGCGTCACCCGGCGGATCGTCTTCCTCGAGTCCTCCGACGACGCCCTGGTGCGCCGCTTCGAGGGGGTGCGCCGCCCGCACCCCCTGCAGGGGGACGGCCGCATCGTCGACGGCATCGCCGCCGAGCGGGAGCTGCTGCGCGAGCTGCGCGGCGACGCCGACCTGGTGATCGACACCTCCAGCCTCAACGTGCACGAACTGCGCGCCAAGATGGACGCCCAGTTCGCCGGCGAGGAAGAGCCCGAGCTGCGGGCCACCGTCATGTCCTTCGGCTTCAAGTACGGCCTGCCGGTCGACGCCGACCTGGTCGTGGACATGCGGTTCCTGCCCAACCCGCACTGGGTCCCGGAGCTGCGCCCCTACACCGGGCTCAACGAGGAGGTCTCGGCGTACGTCCTCAACCAGCCCGGCGCCAAGGAGTTCCTGGACCGGTACGCGGAGCTCCTCCAGCTGGTCGCCGCGGGCTACCGCCGGGAGGGCAAGCGCTATGTGACCATCGCGGTCGGCTGCACGGGCGGCAAGCACCGCTCGGTGGCCATGTCGGAGAAGCTCGCCGCGCGCCTCGCCGCCGAGGGCGTGGAGACGGTGGTCGTGCACCGGGACATGGGACGGGAATGA
- a CDS encoding phosphoglycerate kinase translates to MKTIDELLAEGVAGKRVFVRADLNVPLAGTTITDDGRIRAVLPTVKALAEAGARVVVASHLGRPKGAPDPAFSLAPAAARLGELLGADVAFATDTVGDSATATVAGLADGRVAVLENLRFNAGETSKDDAERAAFADRLAALADVYVGDGFGAVHRGHASVYDLPGKLPHYAGYLIATEVGVLKKLTEDVARPYVVALGGSKVSDKLAVIDELLGKADRILIGGGMAFTFLKAQGHEVGASLLQEDQIPAVIEYLERAEKQGVELVLPVDVVVSPGFPDLKAKAPTEHAAVDADKMPEGQLGLDIGPKTGELYAGKLADAATVFWNGPMGVFEHPDYAEGTKAVAQALVDSDGFTVVGGGDSAAAVRTLGFDENAFGHISTGGGASLEYLEGKTLPGLAALEG, encoded by the coding sequence ATGAAGACGATCGACGAACTTCTCGCCGAAGGCGTCGCAGGCAAGCGCGTCTTCGTCCGCGCCGACCTGAACGTGCCGCTGGCCGGCACCACCATCACCGACGACGGCCGTATCCGCGCCGTGCTGCCCACCGTCAAGGCGCTGGCCGAGGCGGGCGCCCGCGTGGTCGTCGCCTCCCACCTGGGCCGCCCCAAGGGCGCCCCGGACCCGGCCTTCTCGCTCGCTCCCGCCGCCGCGCGCCTCGGTGAACTGCTCGGCGCCGACGTGGCCTTCGCGACCGACACCGTCGGCGACTCCGCCACGGCCACCGTCGCCGGCCTCGCCGACGGCCGGGTCGCGGTCCTCGAGAACCTGCGCTTCAACGCCGGCGAGACCTCGAAGGACGATGCCGAGCGCGCCGCCTTCGCCGACCGGCTGGCCGCCCTCGCCGACGTGTACGTGGGCGACGGCTTCGGCGCGGTGCACCGGGGGCACGCGTCCGTGTACGACCTCCCGGGCAAGCTGCCGCACTACGCCGGCTACCTGATCGCCACCGAGGTCGGCGTCCTGAAGAAGCTCACCGAGGACGTCGCGCGCCCCTACGTCGTGGCGCTCGGCGGCTCCAAGGTCTCCGACAAGCTCGCCGTCATCGACGAACTGCTCGGCAAGGCCGACCGCATCCTCATCGGCGGCGGCATGGCCTTCACCTTCCTCAAGGCCCAGGGCCACGAGGTCGGCGCGTCCCTCCTCCAGGAGGACCAGATCCCGGCCGTCATCGAGTACCTGGAACGCGCCGAGAAGCAGGGCGTCGAGCTGGTCCTCCCGGTCGACGTGGTGGTCTCGCCCGGATTCCCGGACCTGAAGGCCAAGGCGCCCACCGAGCACGCCGCCGTCGACGCGGACAAGATGCCCGAGGGTCAGCTGGGCCTGGACATCGGCCCGAAGACCGGTGAGCTGTACGCGGGCAAGCTCGCCGACGCCGCGACCGTGTTCTGGAACGGTCCGATGGGCGTCTTCGAACACCCCGACTACGCCGAGGGCACCAAGGCGGTCGCCCAGGCTCTCGTCGACTCGGACGGCTTCACCGTCGTCGGCGGCGGAGACTCCGCCGCGGCCGTGCGCACGCTCGGCTTCGACGAGAACGCATTCGGCCACATCTCGACCGGTGGCGGCGCCTCTCTCGAGTACCTCGAGGGCAAGACGCTCCCCGGCCTCGCCGCACTGGAAGGCTGA